Part of the Vagococcus jeotgali genome, ATGGGGAGAGCGTCTATTTATTAGTGAGTCCTCTCTTTATAGAATCACTAATGACATTGCTCAAATTATTAAACTGTACGGACTTAATCTAGAAAAAAAAACATGTAAAATCATCGGTGATGATGAGTTTTATGTTCGTTTTTTTTATTCAAACTTTTTTTGTGAAGCTCATGATATGACTGAGTGGCCCTTTCCTTCTGATAAAAAGACAACTATTGAATTCGTTAAACGTATTATAGCTCATTTTAACATTGCTGTTGATGATCGTGATTTGTTAGATATTGCTTATGTTTTAAACGTCAGTTTAGTCAGACAAAGTCAGGGATTTTTTATTACTGGTTATTCTGATGATTTATTTACTCAACAAATGAAAGACTCTTTACATGATTCCCTAGATGTATTACAACCTTTAGCGGATACTTATGGTGTGACTCTTGATGAGAAGGTCATGACTGACTTAATGTTTGCACTATACTACCACTTAATTAATTGGGATTCTGAAGAGGAATATTTATTTATCTCAGAACAAATCAATCAACTTTTAAAAAATGTCCGCTCTGTTTTTGATTTAACCTTAACAAATGAACTATCAAGTAGAATTGAATCTTACATGACTCACCTTTATTTGATGCATAAAGTTTATCCGTTTCCTGACTATACTATTTTTAATCAACACTTTTATAATGCTATTGCAATTAGACAACTTTTCCCTTTAATGAGTTTAGTCATTGAAAAGGAATTAATTAAACTAGAAAATAGTACTAATTTCCCGTGGCATACTGATTATTATTACGTTATTTTATATACCTTAATGATTAAATGGTCTGATCTTCCTTTTCTATTAGAGAAGAAAAAAGAAAAAGTTAAAGTCCTAGTCATCAGTGACTTTAGTAGTGATCATTCTGAGTTTTTAGCTGATATGATTGAAAATAAATTTGGACAAAAAGCCATTGTGGATAATTTTACCGATTCTGTCATTTTTTTAAATGACTTACCAGATGATTATTTTAATGCTTATGATATTATAGTGAGCACGATTTGTTCAAACTCTTTACCTGATGAAAAATTAATCTCAATCGACAATATTCCATCTGACAATAATTGGCGTGAAATAAGACAAGCTATCAATAGAACCCAAAAAGTTAATGATAAAGTTGTTAACCACTTGAATAAAAACTACCGTTAGGAGGCGACTATGGCTGCTGCAATTCTCTACTTCATCAAGGATATTCTAATTAGCCTATCCTTGATTATAACGGTAACTTTAGTGCTGTATATCGTTAGTATTAGGCAATTTTTAAAAGAGGATAAAGGAGACATCTTATTTTCAGAACATACAGGTGCTTCTCCCTTAAGACCTAGCCAAAATATTTTATTAGGTATTGCCATGGGATTTATGCTCTTTTTCATTTCACATAATATTATTAATTTACCTGTTCCTGGTATGTTACCAATGGATATACGATACCTTTTAGTATTTTTTATTGTTTATTACGGGTCCCCAATTGTAGGGTTTTATAGTATCACCACACTAAGTATCACTAAATTAATACAATACATACTGGTTCATGATTCTTCTGTTATTCATATAAATAATACCATTTTAATGTATTTATTATTAATTATCGCCTCATTTATTTATAAAAGAAAAATACCTCCTAAACGAGCGTCCTACATTTACCTTGGTCTAACTTTATTACTCCGGATTGCTTCCTATGATTTGTCAAATGCCGTAACTTGGACTTATACAGATACACCAATAAGCTACTTACATCTACTTATCTTTATCTTGACTATGTCTGGTATTTTTTTATTTACGTCATGGTTCATTAACCAATTCATCAATATTTCACAACAAATTGGATTCTATCAAAGAGAAGCTATTTACGATAAGCTAACCAATCTCTATAAAAAAGACGCCTTTTTCTTCTTTTTAAATCATGCTCGTAATGATTTGATTTATCATAAAAAAACCTTATCTGTGGCCATTATAGATATTGATAATTTTAAACAAATTAATGATAATTACGGACATTTAGCCGGGGATAAAGCTCTAGTACACACATCTCATCTACTTTTAACTAACAGTGATGTCACCCAAGAAGCTAAATATTGCCGACTTGGTGGGGATGAAATTGGGGTTGTCTTCAACATAGATAACAAAGATCCTTATGATATGCTTTATGAAAAAATTAAACTTTTTCTAAATTGCAACATTAAGTTAGCCACTCTGGTAAAAATATCTAAATATCAGTGTTATTTTATTGAACCCCTTACTTACCAACATGTTTTGATCTTTAGATTTTGAATTTCTTCTAAAAATAATGTTGCTGGTTGTCTATAGTCTAAAATTTTACGCGGCAAAAGATTAACTTTTTCAGTAGCCAGTTGTATGAACTGCTTTGAGTAGTGACAGATAGGCGTTCCTTTCGGAACAAATTGCCGTAATAAACCATTATGTCTTTCGTTTGTTCCTCGTTCCCAAGATGAATAAGGGTGAGCAAAGTAGATATCAGTCATTTGTTGCAGAGTATCATCAAGTGAGCTAAATTCACTGCCATTATCAGCAGTAATCGATTGAAATATGCTACTAAATCGGGCTCTTCCAAACTCATATTTTAACTGTTTAATAGCGTAACTAACAGACTCTTCAGTATGATCATCTAGAACAACAGTAATCATGTAGCGAGTTTTTCTTTCAACAAGTGTAAGTAGAGCATTATCATCTTTAGATTTTGAACCAATGACACTGTCTATTTCCCAATGACCAAACTCTTGTCTAGAATCAATTTTGCTAGGTCGTTCATCAATTGATTTTCCAAGAGCTTTTTTATGCTGACGACTTCTTTTCTTTTTAGGTGATAGTCTAACTTTCATCTTGAGATGATGATTTCTGACTGGTAAAAAACCTTTATCAATATAGTTATAAAGTGTCTTAGTAGAAACAATAGGTTTATCCCAAGTCCCTAAAGACTTGATAAAGCCAACAATTGCATCTGGTGACCAATTAAAGTCTATCATTTGTTTACAAGCATAATTAATAAAATCAACAGCACTAACTAGCTTAGATTTCGAACCACAGCGTTTCCTGTTTTCTATGTATTTAGCTTGCCCCGTATCAGCAAAATAGAGTTGTTTAGGTTTCTTATTTTCTTTGATTTGCGTGGTCGTTCCTCGTTTAAGCTCATTACTTATTGTTTGATGGTGTCGGCCTAATCGTCTACCAATTTCTCTATTAGAGTCTCCCATATTATGCCAAACTTCAATAAGCTGCCTTTCCTTTAAGGAAAGATGTTTATAACTAGATGTCTTTGTGTTATTCTTAATTTTCACCATGATAAAAATTCCTTTCGTTGTTGGGTAGTTACTTCAATGATACACGAATTTTTACCATGGTGTTTTTTTATTATTTTAGAGTGGCTAACTTGATTTTACAACTAAGCAAATTAAACTTTTTAAGAAAACACCACTTATTTATAAAGAGCAAACCATTGATATCACTTTGTCTTGCGGACTTGTGATTATGCACTTACAAGATGTTCAAACTGATGTGCCAAACTCAAATCAAATTTTTACATTAGCTGATGAAGCTCTTTACGAGGCAAAAAAAGATGGGAAAAATAAAATCATGGTTAAGCGTATTTATTTAAACAAAAAGAAGGAGAAAGACAATTTTTACGTCTTTCTCCTTCTTTTTATTATTTACCTGATAAATGTTTGTATGTTTGTGCCTTCTCAATAGCCTCATCTGCTGATTTTTCAAGTAGATGAGTTGCCTCTTCTTGACTATCTAACACGTTTTCTAATGAAGAAAAACGTGACTGGAAATTAAAGAAATCAGGAAGTGTATCAAAATCCGCTTTTTTATAGTCAATTTTTAAAGGTTCTTTACCTTTTAGTGCTAACTCTGGGTTAAACCTGTATAATGGCCAGTACCCAGACTCTACAGCTTTTTTGGTTACTTCAATCGCTTCGCTCATCCCGCCTTGAATACCATGATTAATACATGGAAC contains:
- a CDS encoding IS30 family transposase; protein product: MVKIKNNTKTSSYKHLSLKERQLIEVWHNMGDSNREIGRRLGRHHQTISNELKRGTTTQIKENKKPKQLYFADTGQAKYIENRKRCGSKSKLVSAVDFINYACKQMIDFNWSPDAIVGFIKSLGTWDKPIVSTKTLYNYIDKGFLPVRNHHLKMKVRLSPKKKRSRQHKKALGKSIDERPSKIDSRQEFGHWEIDSVIGSKSKDDNALLTLVERKTRYMITVVLDDHTEESVSYAIKQLKYEFGRARFSSIFQSITADNGSEFSSLDDTLQQMTDIYFAHPYSSWERGTNERHNGLLRQFVPKGTPICHYSKQFIQLATEKVNLLPRKILDYRQPATLFLEEIQNLKIKTCW
- a CDS encoding helix-turn-helix domain-containing protein, whose translation is MRSLLDTPTQRRLNILEQLNQASGWINSNQLAENNHASLRTINNDISYLREHWYPKLIIETSKKNGIRLKIQPNTHISLVYQHILKNSDAFRLLEAVFFDTTLSIEKWGERLFISESSLYRITNDIAQIIKLYGLNLEKKTCKIIGDDEFYVRFFYSNFFCEAHDMTEWPFPSDKKTTIEFVKRIIAHFNIAVDDRDLLDIAYVLNVSLVRQSQGFFITGYSDDLFTQQMKDSLHDSLDVLQPLADTYGVTLDEKVMTDLMFALYYHLINWDSEEEYLFISEQINQLLKNVRSVFDLTLTNELSSRIESYMTHLYLMHKVYPFPDYTIFNQHFYNAIAIRQLFPLMSLVIEKELIKLENSTNFPWHTDYYYVILYTLMIKWSDLPFLLEKKKEKVKVLVISDFSSDHSEFLADMIENKFGQKAIVDNFTDSVIFLNDLPDDYFNAYDIIVSTICSNSLPDEKLISIDNIPSDNNWREIRQAINRTQKVNDKVVNHLNKNYR
- a CDS encoding GGDEF domain-containing protein, yielding MAAAILYFIKDILISLSLIITVTLVLYIVSIRQFLKEDKGDILFSEHTGASPLRPSQNILLGIAMGFMLFFISHNIINLPVPGMLPMDIRYLLVFFIVYYGSPIVGFYSITTLSITKLIQYILVHDSSVIHINNTILMYLLLIIASFIYKRKIPPKRASYIYLGLTLLLRIASYDLSNAVTWTYTDTPISYLHLLIFILTMSGIFLFTSWFINQFINISQQIGFYQREAIYDKLTNLYKKDAFFFFLNHARNDLIYHKKTLSVAIIDIDNFKQINDNYGHLAGDKALVHTSHLLLTNSDVTQEAKYCRLGGDEIGVVFNIDNKDPYDMLYEKIKLFLNCNIKLATLVKISKYQCYFIEPLTYQHVLIFRF